The nucleotide window atatgggaagcattcttgaaaggggaacccccacaaatacttcccttgaattcctccaccccattcaaacctataaaccataaagaaacaagggcaggcagaagggtctttcacagctttattgagatgttgccattacaaggcaggtggaggcaggagagtcacaagggccaggctggagccttcattcaggcacctggggaggaaggagaacaatccagctacactgcaggacaccacccctacaggagctcctcctgccagaccctacctgtccactggccaacatctccaaagtcatctgctccctccacatcctcactgGTGCTCTCAGCATCTTCACTGGAGCTCCGAGGGTCTCCTtcctcatcctcagtccagtcagctcccacatccagaggagcttctactggtgccacagccacccgactgctggtcaccaggctcctggtaccTGTGGACAAGCAGCACCCAGGAGTGAGGGATCTGCTATACCCAGAGACCCACAGTGATGCTACTCATCTAAACAGTCCCTTTGTCCAGCACAGGATCATTCCTCAGTTGTCCAAGCATGGTTGTCTCTTGGGCAGAGATGCATCCACAAGGGATAGAGAAccagacccaccttcattccgactgccagcacacctggactcacagcaggcacagacctcatggtcaccatacagctcctcccacctggaggagaggaggaggacaggtgaggcctaaacctggcatgtcccagagcaccctcagcaggctccttgcagaagtacctcttagcctccctgttgtaggtgcaggacttggttcctggtgttgctttagcaggagccacagccatgacacagtgcatgtacagctcagtcacttcatgctgcaagagggaaggtcacagcattaagggatcaaggccaatagagggacagagaaggaccttctgccatcagtgaaggcaagctggcagctctaggcactacagctgccacagtctggttcacatctagatcatggatggaaaagcagacaatggatcagtagagcaagaaggctgagcagcctttgagagcagtaccttcctggacagcttcttctggaagaggaaggcatcaattgtgaagcggagcacatccttctgcttggaggggacaaacctggacaggcagccatctgccttgctgtccaccatgcacctggggacaaggacaaggatgaacccctgcaggctctcagggctcctgcccacctcccctcccagaaggggccgtaccccaagttgtcgatcacggggaaacggggctgggagtgctggtctggtttctccgttacgtaacacgagtggatgtacagcctctgctctgctgtggcaaagtaggcagtggcctggaagtacatgggctgacccaggaagtactcatccttaggagagagccggacccagcgggctggagagagagagaggcagcattacacctgcacacagcaccccctgcaggcaggAGGAGCCACTCACTCAAGGAGCTTATAGTTGGTGGTGAGCAGCACAAAGCTGTGTTTgttcttcaggtccttgaagaaggtccttctcctggcccacgtggggacatagccaaccttgtaggagtagtggaacctgcagAACAGAGGGGATGAGGGGCATCTGGACACTTTCCTAGCGGCTTCtcagcagcagagccctgcctacctgttgtaggagcacttgaccggcacagagaagggaatgaagcgatgcacaggtgcactggaggagggcggggcatagcggagagtgttggagtacaccaggcggccctggacaacctgcagggtcacagaggaagggatATTCCCAGGAAAGGCAACCCCGACACTGGCCCTACAGCTCACGTCGATACACTGCCTGTAGATGAAGACCCCCTTACCGATCGCTCGGTGCTGCACTCGTGAAGCCcgtagatgaagtagaagtaacggcgtgtggttcggctgacgctgcagttgcccaaggtcacctccgatggccgacagctgaagccgaacaggagccgactgaccctcacgtacatcctgctggagtcgcacCACACGGCCACTCCTCGGGTGCCCCCGATGGCCGGGCGAGCCGGCTGCCGCCCTCGCTGGGGAGGAAACAGAACGCTCTTGATATAGGCGGGTAAGGGGCGGCTGCCGGCTTCgggcttcatcttctccttgtcgaagtagggcgagtacgcgtctctggacacgggaaggcggcgaaagtcgggagccaaggactgcgagtcgttctcgcttgcagacaggtcttcggagggcgcatctgccaggttcaagtcctccaactgggctgcgtcttcaggagccgggaggtcggcctggagcgccaattcccgagagtcccagccagccggcccgGCGGAGACCAGTGCGGGGAGCCCGGCCCCtgcgcacaggcacagcacaaaaagaaaagagcgcATCACCAAATTAACGTCCCGCTAAATTGCTACaggagtaaaataaataaaccacCAAACTGTGTTGAAGCAAGAGAGCATAAAGTATGAACGCggtgactaggtttttatactggCAGGACCTGCTACCACACCTGGTCACACTACcgctcaatcaacacaatcaattacatACAGAGACCCGGATTGTTCTCAGCGTCTAATTAAAACCTGCTTCCAGTCTGAGGCGGGACTCCGTGAAGCAGCCTGCACACTTTCCCGTGTGTATCTGAGCTCAGCGGAAGAGTTCCACGTAATTTCGacagaattaaatcacccacaggtgtaaaatttgctcagattaatttattgttcaattagtttctaatttacgaggacagtgtgttaaactcgctgtcagacagagtacggaacatgcgacacgtccgtccacactttcttttatcGAGGGGGCTGATCTATCAACACGTaccgcaatgaaaataattttactatttttcatgtgtaattgcatgtcatattaaaatgtgtaatacaagcatttctttgtttttcagtaaagaaatactgatcagcttttgacatgatctgataataatttgtctgattttccagagattgcttttgcttcgcaGCACTGAGAACCAATGGAAGctcgtttccgccagggagtaaaaaaatgcactatggtatctcagaattgtgacttaatatctcagaattgcgacctaAAAACTCTAAAAACTTTGACTTTagatctcacatttgcgacttcgaaatagcccatatttcattgtcgaAGTTCTGAGTTACCAAGTCGCAATTTTGAGTTACTTAGTCGGAATTCtgcgataccatagcgcgtttttttaactccctggcagaaacgggctttcatacatttcaattagtctgatcagtgtaggacaagttaatgtagaacCATTGctatgtctgtctcttgtttgtatataaatgaatgtctttgacaacttaatgttagtttttaatttagttttacgatgtaggtcatgcgtTAACATATGCAGAAgcatacaaaatgtctccctcctgattcagctcatgctccataggagagaagtgattcctcctgcttctcgtacaaTCATATtggaacagaagcccgtgtcacccggctctgattcaagagcgactcgcatcttcagccctttttttattcgtgatcctaattttctttagttatgatcaatattgaactttttctaaataaaacgacaataatcaaacatacaaagtattaggagttgacagggtgcccctttggaatagtcgtcagaaaatttgagaaaaggaaagttacctaagctctcacacacagcattagagattggaatctgattgtaaaaaaaaaaactacctgtctccccttcatttaacggtgctgttgtttttattttacatgttgttagcattttaatgaattgttaaaagattgatacacaaatcgctaaataagaccattcatattcctgaattttaaatccttgtgtttatctgtgtccaagtgcctggtgcagctattttgaaagcagagtctatGATTTATTGCGGAAGCGCATTTTTGCCACCcaggaaaaaaatcttaattaataaatacCAAATTATCTCCTAATTACGAGATAGCAACGATGTCATTTGTGTGTATGAACAACCTGTTACATTTGCAATGGCAGTACCTACAGGCTATCGAAAGGTttgctggcactgtgggtttagTTTTCCTGACAATGTGCATGCTGAGAAATGCGCACGGACTGACTTTCTTCTCGCAATGAAAATGTTACCGTTTGTACCTCATGTAAACACAGTTCTAACCATTAGCACACTCATATATATCCTGAATCAAGAACGAATGTGACCTAGAATCCATTGTACCGCTTCAAACTGAAAGTCAGATATGTAGTCTCAAAACTACataactcaggatttttttcccttgatgGCAGCATTGGCTTCTGTTATTTAGATTCAACACTGAAGAggttggttttgtgtttttagctatTGAACATAACTGGTAAGTTTAAGTCAGTTCTTGTAACTCTTTCCGCTCGAAAGCGCTGTATTAATACCGGCGCACCTGTCTCCACAGGAAATTTATTGCTGTTCCAAAACCAATGTACTGCAGCTtgtggccacgtgttcctgctgtcagcatgtGATACCATGTTCTTCCACCGCTATATATTACTGCTCTAGTACAggagtaaaaaaagaaacaaatgcaaacaccgtttagaaaaaacacacacgtctcAGGTCTTAACTATGACAAGGATGGGATATGAACCTAGACGCGCAGAGCACAGtggattagcaatccaaaaagtgactcctgtttaattttcttttcgcttgctcGATTTGTAGTACGCACCTCAATCCTTACAACCGGCAAACAAAagggcttcatgtgccacagcattctgctgcaggtacggtTTGCACCATGTATTGGGCGaacccgaatgaaatatttcaaatatgtgaagaatttcatgaaacctgaaaaaagaagatcacagccaatgtcaaCAATTCGGAGCCTGTAGgcagcttcaacagaacaaaacgatctgaagccgcaattcttTCATAGTGTATTGTGACACTCTACGCTGTTGCTATATCTGCTGCCGTTGCTTAaaactctactcagcgggcaaattagttgtacaaggaatagactactttgagccgtccaaattccattatgtgaatttaagcttttttttattaataacagcattagtaatacaatgcgtgctcagaaacgttacttattagcttatgaagcaatagtgtttcgacaatttgcggtcttcaaaaagtaaacgctgaagtttttatacttccttgtgagcagatcacctttgatttagaaaaggaaaacttactcccctgttgctttcattgcaatatctgaatcgagacccaagcgctaagaaagctgaaaaacgcagaagtcataaacccgattttaatttagatacacattttctaatgcagccttcattacaagacactctatttctcgaaagcgtgttatgtaaaaaagaggaaaacgaaaatatatggatgacaatatttaaaagatgaagattttacttttgagaaattgtcattttatgtatctagacGCTTTTCACCGCtgtttttagaactttgctgtgcttcctgaatccttttcagtgttataaaccGGGTCTGGAGAtagcgatcactttgtagagcagttgataggctggagctgttcagactactcttgttatttctcaaacgcttccatcatttttctttcatgctaggacgcgagtgtgtacatgtgtctggttttcgtttcactgattctcattgaagatttgggaattaacgaagAAAGAATCAGTAACCAGGAAGGCAGAAgctttggttctcaacgatcttgaagacacgcccatgtagagcagcgtgtgatgatttgtactacaaaagaccaagtgctcagtgacgtctgcgtttaccgttgaAACTTTTCATCTCAGGTGCAAAAGCAGTTGTGTTAAACATAGCTGAGTGGCGCAGCAGAAGCGTGCTGGGTCCATAACCCAAAGATCGATGGATCAAAGCCATCCTCTGCTATACACGTTTAATGCATGACTGATAAGcacaccatcagtttaatgatgTGCATTGAAACTGATTTCTTCTCTCGTGTGTGCAAACTTCACACTTACGGTGCTCTTTAATCTTTACAAATatgcagatgcccaaatgtttctttggttgttctgacaTCTTTTATAGattcctcaaatccttcaaatgaacatccatatcagcacagttatgtttatatcttttaaaattaaagtacatACAACAAAAATATCAATGTTCATTTGTActgtgctcatttaataatgattgtcaagttctccaacaactctgtgttataattttaaaatatttttgctaaggatacagaACGGGTGTATAAGGCATTCTAACTACAGCCAGCtgaagataaaattccacacgtgaaaatggtttCACGCACATTTCCTGCAAAGTTCAAGAGGGCTTTTATGAGGGATTATGTTTACATCGAAACAATCCGAAGCGCGTCCCTGATCACCAGCCCTTTGTATAACAGCTGTACAAAGACACATGCATAAGGAAATGTTGTGCataaggaaatgttgtgtttagcagaagtgagttaacatgatccgtgacctaatttaccagaACAAATActcacccagcaaggtctgctttactacaagagagaagtagagtgaaagacgtgatcatttcacgccgttgtggaacaaaacgcttttttcttggaattctaaatcaattagaaattcagagcgacacataaaggctttgtctgcttaaaagtgatgatttttaaaaactgataaaaatgtagaaaacacgtttctcacgtagaaatttaagatgggggtggggtattactaggagcggcgctgaactcaccatggtgcaattcatttacgtgacgggctggtggtttaatggataacgcgtctgatttcggtttattagattgtcgattcgacttctaccggggttgtgtgatttaaatcaggctcctcagaaatagatgtctgttatgtaaatgaaccgcacctgaaagcaaacgttgggtctggtttcctttctttcctgtatgaaatagcaaatcgttacaaaaaaaaaaaacaccaactaatgtccaatggcgttagtcatttaagtaaacatgaatatactgtaaggtcttggtacatgggagtggatttcaaccacaattaaaaaagggcaaattataattacaggcttcagacactttttcaaacaaaagagaccaaacactccctaactttcaggtttgcttgaacctgtaacaagAAGGaggtctgaaacttccattctctgatgtcactgtctctaaagccGGGCGTGATGTTTCGCGGAtatgcagtgtgccttttctcttgtcgtgttcatgATGATTCGCTGCATAAGCTCCTGATtgggtgttctgtactgcgCTGTTATTTCGTTCAGATtacctatgtggtgtacagataaaacccgACTGCGTGGTGTAATTtccgggttcggcaccagcagcacctgcaaactcctcagctgacctcgacgtgatttgaacacgcaaccttctgatctggagtcagacgcgctaccattgcgccacgaggtcacttgcgataagtgcttttaattcccccaaagagaacaatcagcgtccctgaaaaagattttttttattctctcctgtgaggagcgccgctcttccaacgagagactcttcttcccagaccacagaatATTCTTtccgcccggctctctcacagagagcagacacaccgtctccactgatgtgtttactacatctatagatctgaccccctacagtcccgatattcctggacaggatatttaccaccagcctcgtgaacgtctcatcttgacctctcccaggaggagcacaattaacacagaatcctctctccatttagcaaaaaacacaaaacactgtttacctgtcaagacagaaaaccggGCTgttccaggtgaggcttgaactcacaaccgcAGCATAACTCCACTGATCACGTCATTTTACAAAGCCTGAACCGGGAAAGCGACTGGAAATCGAGCACTTATGGcgttgttttaatacttgcctactctttcaatttttcggtcaaatcttttatttgggagtactttcaattgatgttaatccttgtcctgatgcacgattctgggccatggtgcatcttgaataatgttcttataggcttcagtttggaaaagtgcgctcttcagaagctacagaaaccgctaatggttacataacacaATGCAAAAGGAACGTCCgggtttgaaaaagaatattacttgctatgaatacaaacactgttacagcaggcgtgttagggctattttagcttagatcatcaattcatcttacatttcttctccatctatatcaacagcgtcatcgctactgagcgctaaaggcaggtcctggcaatacaatcttctttagaaaacatttttaaaactatttccactatCATACGGAAAGATTCCGATTGCACGCAACTAATAAATTATcttttccagggacgttgtagct belongs to Lepisosteus oculatus isolate fLepOcu1 chromosome 14, fLepOcu1.hap2, whole genome shotgun sequence and includes:
- the LOC138243400 gene encoding zona pellucida sperm-binding protein 3-like gives rise to the protein MYFQATAYFATAEQRLYIHSCYVTEKPDQHSQPRFPVIDNLGCMVDSKADGCLSRFVPSKQKDVLRFTIDAFLFQKKLSRKHEVTELYMHCVMAVAPAKATPGTKSCTYNREAKRWEELYGDHEVCACCESRCAGSRNEGTRSLVTSSRVAVAPVEAPLDVGADWTEDEEGDPRSSSEDAESTSEDVEGADDFGDVGQWTGA
- the LOC138242651 gene encoding zona pellucida sperm-binding protein 3-like encodes the protein MRSFLFVLCLCAGAGLPALVSAGPAGWDSRELALQADLPAPEDAAQLEDLNLADAPSEDLSASENDSQSLAPDFRRLPVSRDAYSPYFDKEKMKPEAGSRPLPAYIKSVLFPPQRGRQPARPAIGGTRGVAVWCDSSRMYVRVSRLLFGFSCRPSEVTLGNCSVSRTTRRYFYFIYGLHECSTERSVVQGRLVYSNTLRYAPPSSSAPVHRFIPFSVPVKCSYNRFHYSYKVGYVPTWARRRTFFKDLKNKHSFVLLTTNYKLLE